A DNA window from Ipomoea triloba cultivar NCNSP0323 chromosome 10, ASM357664v1 contains the following coding sequences:
- the LOC116031985 gene encoding probable membrane-associated kinase regulator 2 produces the protein MEAFSLLKFWRGGGSAAGTAAASAARSTDSSAATTTILTAVAPHFSDSDSETASDSDGPFFDLEFTAVPDEEDGESKSGGNDGGGGGGGDQINGHEHAGEDEGSEADDSDNEEEEEGELNLTFSTSSASSVDRTDPDVSLSPSDDLFFKGRLVPVESSSLLLNETEANSKFPVSLVKTATKFRVLMLKLKKPKANAEQKPEKSEPDGVNPAKPSPKGKAENEKDESQSRPEKKFFTVRFKVEEVNIKSLFTRDNSSKNAYNGKAAQKTNAEDSHSNVDSNSSSSSLAEEKKFSKEMMQKYLKMVKPLYIRVSKRYGEKLRFSGQLSLSGAGAKAALVASPPPPPPQPTAEKGEAEAAEVAEKTAVLSNVKSLKQGNLPAGLRVVRKHLRKSRSAPSPVVSSSGELSSRRRDDSLLQQQDGIQSAILHCKRSFNTTRDSNLSILSRTTSDASHEKPINLLAVADDSSSPKEVKPQSGKLSI, from the exons ATGGAGGCTTTCAGCTTGCTCAAGTTCTGGCGAGGTGGTGGTAGTGCTGCTGGAACCGCCGCCGCCTCCGCTGCTCGTTCTACCGACTCATCtgccgccaccaccaccattcTCACTGCTGTCGCTCCTCATTTCTCGGACTCGGACTCTGAAACCGCCTCCGACTCCGACGGTCCCTTCTTTGACTTGGAATTCACCGCCGTTCCGGATGAAGAAGACGGAGAGAGCAAGAGCGGTGGGAatgacggcggcggcggaggaggaggtGATCAGATTAACGGCCATGAGCATGCAGGAGAAGATGAGGGGAGCGAGGCTGATGACTCGgacaatgaagaagaagaagaaggcgaGCTGAATTTGACTTTCTCTACGTCCTCCGCCTCCAGTGTGGACCGTACAGATCCGGACGTCTCGCTCTCCCCGTCGGATGATCTCTTCTTCAAAGGCCGCCTTGTTCCGGTTGAGTCTTCGTCTCTATTGCTGAACGAAACGGAAGCGAATTCGAAATTCCCGGTGTCTCTGGTGAAAACGGCGACCAAGTTCAGAGTCCTGATGTTGAAATTGAAGAAGCCGAAAGCAAATGCCGAGCAGAAACCTGAGAAATCAGAGCCCGACGGAGTGAATCCAGCGAAACCGAGTCCGAAAGGGAAGGCTGAGAATGAAAAAGATGAGAGTCAAAGTCGACCGGAGAAGAAGTTTTTCACGGTGAGATTCAAGGTCGAAGAAGTGAATATTAAATCCCTCTTTACGAGGGATAACAGTTCGAAGAACGCCTACAATGGCAAGGCAGCGCAGAAGACGAACGCTGAGGATTCACATTCAAATGTTGATTCGAATTCGAGCTCAAGTTCACTCGCGGAAGAGAAGAAATTTTCGAAAGAAATGATGCAGAAATACTTGAAAATGGTGAAGCCATTGTACATCCGTGTCTCGAAGCGGTACGGCGAGAAATTGAGGTTTTCGGGACAGCTGAGCTTATCCGGAGCCGGAGCTAAGGCAGCTCTAGTAgcctctcctcctcctccgccgccgcagCCGACGGCGGAGAAAGGAGAAGCAGAAGCGGCAGAAGTAGCTGAGAAAACGGCGGTTTTGAGCAATGTCAAGAGTCTGAAGCAGGGGAACCTACCGGCGGGACTGCGAGTTGTCCGGAAACATTTAAGGAAAAGCCGATCGGCGCCGTCACCGGTGGTCTCGTCGTCCGGTGAGTTGTCATCTCGACGACGCGACGACTCGCTGTTACAACAACAGGATGGAATTCAAAGCGCCATTTTACACTGCAAGAGATCTTTCAATACCACCAGAG ATTCAAATTTGTCCATTTTATCACGGACAACCAGCGATGCATCGCACGAGAAACCCATAAACTTGCTCGCCGTCGCCGATGATTCTTCCTCACCAAAGGAAGTCAAACCCCAAAGCGGTAAATTATCGATTTAG